A window of the Electrophorus electricus isolate fEleEle1 chromosome 11, fEleEle1.pri, whole genome shotgun sequence genome harbors these coding sequences:
- the mgst3b gene encoding microsomal glutathione S-transferase 3b: MEILDVLPANFGYAILTYLYSFIMLFYLAMKVGAGRKKYGVKYPTMYSDKEVVFNCIQRAHQNTLEVYPQWLVFQTIAALVYPTVASVLGVIWVTSRFSYAWGYYTGDPAKRMNGVYGYIGLFGVIILSIYIALQLLEVF, translated from the exons ATGGAGATTTTAGATGTTCTGCCTGCCAATTTTGGCTATGCGATTCTGACATATTTGTACAGTTTTATAATGTTGTTTTACCTCGCAATGAAAGTTGGTGCTGGCCGGAAAAAATATGGCGTGAAA TACCCCACTATGTACAGTGATAAGGAAGTGGTGTTCAACTGCATCCAGAGGGCACATCAGAACACGCTGGAGGTCTATCCACAGTGGTTGGTTTTCCAGACTATTGCTGCACTTGTATATCCT acTGTGGCCTCTGTTCTGGGGGTTATCTGGGTGACTAGTAGGTTCTCCTATGCATGGGGCTACTACACTGGTG ATCCTGCCAAGAGAATGAACGGTGTTTATGGGTACATTGGCCTTTTTGGAGTGATCATCCTGTCTATATATATTGCTCTCCAGCTCCTTGAAGTCTTTTAA
- the tmem50a gene encoding transmembrane protein 50A, whose product MRVAERPHEENCLFGATDDAFTVRTMSGFLDGIRCGDCECSVDWAEKRNTIASIAAGVLFFTGWWIIIDAAIMYPKEDDFHHAYHTCGVIATIAFLMINAVSNGQVRGDSYSEGCMGQTGARVWLFIGFMLAFGSLIASMWILFGGFVVPAKPAVYPGIAVFFQNAFIFFGGLVFKFGRTEDLWQ is encoded by the exons ATGCGCGTCGCTGAACGTCCGCACGAAGAGAATTGTTTGTTTGGCGCTACGGACGACGCATTTACTGTAAG GACGATGTCAGGTTTCCTGGATGGTATCAGATGTGGTGACTGCGAGTGCAGTGTTGACTGggcagaaaagagaaacacCATCGCCTCCATAGCAGCCGGCGTACTG TTTTTCACAGGTTGGTGGATCATAATCGATGCAGCAATAATGTACCCTAAGGAAGATGATTTTCACCATGCTTACCACACCTGTGGAGTCATCGCTACAATCGCATTTCTTAT GATCAACGCTGTGTCAAATGGGCAGGTGAGAGGTGACAGCTACAGTGAAGGCTGCATGGGGCAGACag GTGCCAGAGTGTGGCTCTTCATTGGGTTCATGTTGGCCTTTGGCTCTCTCATCGCTTCCATGTGGATCCTTTTCGGAGGTTTTGTTGTGCCTG CAAAACCAGCTGTGTACCCTGGGATCGCAGTGTTCTTCCAAAATGCGTTCATCTTCTTTGG GGGTCTGGTGTTCAAGTTTGGACGTACAGAGGACCTTTGGCAGTGA